In Plasmodium malariae genome assembly, contig: PmUG01_00_2, whole genome shotgun sequence, the DNA window ataatatttattctttaatataattttttttagaaatgtATTTTGTAACATAATTTTAGGATAaaaatttctaatatataatttttttattttcaagatatacattttaggttattaatatataataaagaagtattcataataaatttctactatttttaattctttaagAATTTATATGTTCTATAACTTTAACTTTAAATTAATAGttaaattcattatttaatattttacttaatttttgtgttaaattcatttaggtagtttaatttaaatatatattataatgaaaatttataagtaaattaactatttatttttcttaatttacgTATACATAAAAGATTAATATAATGAGTTAAAgtaaatcatatattaagagatattacatatttccttttttctttcttttttttataataataacgttttaaatatttgattATATCTATGAAAAGGTAAATTATcaacaaaagaaaatgaaaaaataattattttttgtacattaaaataataatgggtagatatttcttttgaatatatttcttattttgtgcgtccatatttatattaagagTTAATAGATTTTCAAAAGTGTACAGGTATATAAAGTTTTTATTGACAGTTAATAGttcatttacatttataaggTCATTGTTAACACAAAAtggaagtaaaaaaaaagaacttgTTCGTTtcaagaaatatataaataaatgatattattcttattatcaAATAAGTTTTAATAAGGCTTGTTTGATatgttacattatttttCGTAGATTaattaagtaaataaatgtaatgtaTAAGTATTAGTGTACAAATGCTTTTcctgaatttttatttattatattttattttctatgtTTCCAAGTTAATGTTTtagttaaatattaatatatgcttAATTATCAGAACtacatatacttaataaCGTATTGTTTATTCAGTAATATTTTccagaaatattaatattaatttttttttttggtaaaatatgcaaaagaTTTATAGAAAATGAGAATAACATATACAGAAAAAACTACACGGAAATATGAAAACATgagtaataaattttttaataaaagagttatgtatttttagtatttaatttattattttttatttaatacaatgtattactataatttcttaaaatatgttattccatgaaaaaaatacatatacgcttgcatatatatataaaataattctttcaTCATTATAcgattttctttttttctgattGAATTTCTATATtcagaataaatatttttaaaacaaaacataaaAGGATGGATGAACATAactgtattttatttataaataatacaataacataaatataaaaattataattttcaaaaataatttcacaataataaaaaaactagTACTTCgctttctttaaatatatatttttttgtaaataagaTATTAcattgtatattatatttttttaattatatttagaaaaaaaaaattgtttataaataaaaagaaactaAAATATGGGTTATAATTAACACAacacaaaatattttctttattttttattttacgttttaataattaatatttattaagaataaaatatacttgtTCTAAAAAATGATGCTTGTAAAATTAGTATTACAAACAGGATAAATTCCTTAGTATCCTTAATAagtgttttaatatataaaggagtgtattacatatatatattctatacatTCTCTAATgcttataaaatgaatatttccatataataaaaaatatttaatattgcattaaataaaaagttaaattatatatattgtatatttatgaatgaattcaaattattttattttaatgatataatttgtttttatataacatttaggtaaaaaatatataatacattattatatatctttttatatgtaGTTGTTTAATTGTACATTAtagttgtatatattttattaatatcttactaaaaagcaaaatatattaataaaaaaaatattatgttattattaatttattcattagtttgtattttataatattatagatatataatatggaactaaaaattaatccaatcttatttattataataactacttttacttttttaaagaggattttctcttttaacCATGATGgggtatgataatattagttatgttattgtattatacataatgtccgtgttttttttttattaatacagttttttaaaattaaaatatttgttcatttgaataataatctttttttatagttaacGTTTAACAAATTTGTAGGTGAGAAATGTATGCAGTGTAGAATATTAGACAAAAGAAATTATCGATTACTAGCAAAATGTATAGAGGATAAAGATTcgaataacatatatttgaacgaattttttcaaaataatgataaaaaagaaaataaatatataactaataataaaaaatggaataaagaaaaaaacacgAAATCCAACAaaagtttattaaataaagctCAGTACTATACAGAAGTAATAGATTACAATAATGGAATAtttgatggaaaacattttcattttgaaaaaaaattaataagaaaaaaagattatgatGCATTTctagaaaaaaagaggagaATTAGagatatatctttaaaaaaaataaaatttaaaaattacagaTTTGGAAGTGccatatttttactttttttctttctggGAATAGGTTTACCCATATTACAAGGATTAGagctattaaaaaaagcagGAGATGCGATTAAAAGTTTACCACATATGAATGATGTGTGGGAAACTATAGAAGGATGTTTAGGTCAGgcaaaatatcatttttttttaatagcaTTTAGCAcaattatcattatattagTTGTTATACTTGTAATAGTAATTcctaaaattttaagaaataacgaaaaatataacagaaTTAAAGCGATGTATGAGT includes these proteins:
- the PmUG01_00013300 gene encoding fam-m protein — its product is MELKINPILFIIITTFTFLKRIFSFNHDGLTFNKFVGEKCMQCRILDKRNYRLLAKCIEDKDSNNIYLNEFFQNNDKKENKYITNNKKWNKEKNTKSNKSLLNKAQYYTEVIDYNNGIFDGKHFHFEKKLIRKKDYDAFLEKKRRIRDISLKKIKFKNYRFGSAIFLLFFFLGIGLPILQGLELLKKAGDAIKSLPHMNDVWETIEGCLGQAKYHFFLIAFSTIIIILVVILVIVIPKILRNNEKYNRIKAMYE